A stretch of DNA from Parabacteroides pacaensis:
AACTTTTCTCATCAGCCGTACTGACTACACCTTCAAGTCCTTTCAATGGTCCAGATATTACTCGAACAATATCACCAACTTTTAGATTGCTCACAAGAGTTACCTCGTCTTCTGCATTTTCTAACAGAAACTTCAAACGCTCAATTTGATAATCAGGAATAGGAGTTGCGAATTTCTTTTTATCCTCAACAGTACCAGGTAGTGCAAGAAGTTTGAAGATATACGATTGTCCACGAAGCCATTCCTCTTCAAGAACATTAGCACGAACAAAAACAACCATAGGCATAATAAGACGGTCAACTTTCTTTTTGCGATCACTCCATTGGTGTACTTCTTGCTGTGTAGGAATATATGTTTCGTAACCGGCTTTGCCTAATTTAGTGGCTGTTTTCTTCTCGCAATTCACTTGAACGAGTACTGCTATCCATCGTTTTGGGTACGCTTCGCGGTCGTTTGTCCCATCGGCAAACGATTCTTCTATATCTTGGTATACATTTTGAACTCCCATATTTTAGTTCATTTTTGCACATCTCCTAACAGGAGATGCATATTTCTTATATTGCAATGTATAACAGCGATTTATCATCGTTTTTCTATAAATATGATAAACATTCCGGTTCCCATAAAACTTTTTTCTCTCATCATAATGAATTTGTTCACTTGAAGCACAATAATATGAAATAAAAACACTATTTTTGCAAAATGAGTATCATCTCCTGTTAGGAGATAAATTGTTTTACCAAACAAATCAGATGCTTTGGCAACAAAAAAGGAGTTCACATTCGAACTCCTCTCAACGATGACTATTCATAGCAATTTCAGTATTTTCTTATTGGCATTATCTATTACTTGAGTTTCTAATGAAGCAAGATAAATTTGTGTAGTAGTTATCGAGTCATGTCCCATTCCTTCACTGATTACCGACAATGGTATCCCTTCATTTCTAGCAATACTGGCCCATGAGTGGCGGGCAACGTACATAGTAAGGGGTAAAACTAATCCCAATTCTTTTCCTATGGCTTTTAGATTACGATTTATAAGTGTTAAAGCATTGTGATATTGTTTTCGAGTATTACCGGTTAAATCCTTTATCACAGACAAAAGGAAAGGAGAACTCAATGAAGAGTATTGATTGACTATCTTTTGCATACAAGGTTCCCACCGTATGGATAATAATTGCCCCGTCTTCTTACGCCTATAGGTTAGCACATCATCTTTCAAATTTTTCTTTTGCAGATAGGCCATATCCACAAATGACATCCCCCGTGTATAAAAACTGAACAGGAACATATCACGTGCAAAGCTCTTGGAGGCAGAATAACTTAGATCCATATCTTTTAACTGGCGGATATATTTCAACTGAATAGCCCTTTTCACTGTCTTTTCCGATGATGTGAATACTTTCTTGAAAGGATTCCTGT
This window harbors:
- a CDS encoding UpxY family transcription antiterminator; amino-acid sequence: MGVQNVYQDIEESFADGTNDREAYPKRWIAVLVQVNCEKKTATKLGKAGYETYIPTQQEVHQWSDRKKKVDRLIMPMVVFVRANVLEEEWLRGQSYIFKLLALPGTVEDKKKFATPIPDYQIERLKFLLENAEDEVTLVSNLKVGDIVRVISGPLKGLEGVVSTADEKSSIVGVMIDGLGYACVKIAKNYLTC
- a CDS encoding tyrosine-type recombinase/integrase, translating into MISIKLKFRPSTIEGKVGSLYYQVIYKRKVRQVATNFRIVQSEWDSAIEDIVINLQDASRTNYLYYVRHRIESDKKIFKRIINKLTLSDSPFTVDVIVDEFQKQSSEVTLFSYMDDLIGKLWRQGQHRTSETYKATLNSFRRFREGIDVCFEDIDSELLVSYEYHLRSKELSPNTISFYMKRLRAVYNNAVEDGYVDNRNPFKKVFTSSEKTVKRAIQLKYIRQLKDMDLSYSASKSFARDMFLFSFYTRGMSFVDMAYLQKKNLKDDVLTYRRKKTGQLLSIRWEPCMQKIVNQYSSLSSPFLLSVIKDLTGNTRKQYHNALTLINRNLKAIGKELGLVLPLTMYVARHSWASIARNEGIPLSVISEGMGHDSITTTQIYLASLETQVIDNANKKILKLL